The following are encoded in a window of Colletotrichum lupini chromosome 3, complete sequence genomic DNA:
- a CDS encoding vacuolar protein sorting-associated protein 35: MTPYIIPPPGSSILRPPTGGHVTGKSQENGKGQSPLLVHASQCLAFTPLLQPRLSPPSSHRTAPQHCLLAFQRTPPDLTSQPFSQPRAPTTHLRRLRPLSSRNCSDRNRSTPTLSFVSFINEPQLSIIYVASIDNYPAGSTSICLRLLCRRKTRHASWRMPWSRCASRRPSCANASTRRASSWMPSSAGTSTLVSELRTSSLGPKQYYELYMAVFDALRYLSVHLRENHPVNHLADLYELVQYAGNIIPRLYLMITVGTAYMSIPDAPVKELMKDMMDMSRGVQHPIRGLFLRYYLSGQARDYLPTGDGDGPEGNLSDSINFILTNFVEMNKLWVRLQHQGHSREREQRTRERKELQLLVGSNIVRLSQLVDLETYKSGILAPLLEQVVQCRDVLAQEYLLEVITQVFPDDFHLHTLDQFLGAVSRLNPHVNVKAIVIGLMDRLSDYAERESKDEGEGDRAKQEEEALSALLEKTKLQAEKASSAPGSGVDENGKPLDLDTNGAAHESSENEARAAEDLPPPEEPAPSIADTEATAVNGEGADAEKGIPENVQLYEIFFSQVKNLVDAQHLPIPDTIALLCSLTNLALNIYPERLDFVNQILEYATIKVRENANNADLHSPPAQQSLLALLQAPLNRYLSIFTALSLPTYVPLFQSQSYPTRRAVAGEVACTLLRDQTRISTPSQMENVLEVLKVLIKEGSQTPSNYPGVAQRRAVETDETMEEQGWLARIVHLINGEDNDTQFRLLQMTRKAYSEGNERIRTTTPPLITACMKLARRFKTREHYEDNWETQSNALFKFMHSALSTLYTRVNGAGAAELALRLFCASGQTADMTGFEEVAYEFFAQAFTVYEEAISDSKAQFQAVCVIATALHQTRNFGKENYDTLITKCAQHGSKLLRKPDQCRAVYLASHLWWATPMAVNGEADETGLYRDGKRVLECLQRALRVADSCMETATSIELFVEILDRYVYYFEQQNAAVTTKYLNGLIELIHSNLAGNQQDSASVENSKRHFYHILESIKGRQYDGIVLYPK; the protein is encoded by the exons ATGACGCCTTACATAATCCCTCCTCCAGGCAGCTCGATTCTCCGACCTCCCACTGGCGGGCACGTCACAGGCAAGTCGCAAGAGAATGGAAAGGGACAGTCTCCACTTCTCGTCCACGCCAGCCAGTGTCTGGCCTTCACTCCACTGCTCCAGCCACGGCTCAGTCCACCGAGCTCGCATCGCACAGCACCGCAGCACTGCCTACTCG CCTTCCAACGAACCCCCCCGGACCTCACCTCGCAACCCTTTTCGCAGCCGCGCGCGCCGACGACACACCTCCGACGTCTGCGCCCTCTTTCATCGCGCAATTGTTCCGACCGCAATCGATCCACTCCGACTCTGTCGTTTGTCTCCTTCATCAATGAGCCACAACTGAGCATCATATACGTCGCCTCGATCGATAACTACCCCGCCGGTTCGACTTCGATATGTCTGCGACTCCTGTGCCGCCGGAAGACCAGGCACGCCTCTTGGAGGATGCCCTGGTCGCGGTGCGCCAGCAGACGGCCCTCATGCGCAAATGCCTCGACACGCCGAGCAAGCTCATGGATGCCCTCAAGTGCTGGTAC CTCTACCCTAGTTTCCGAGCTGCGCACGAGTAGCCTGGGCCCGAAGCAGTACTATGAGCTGTATATGGCTGTCTTTGACGCCTTGCGCTACCTCTCCGTCCATCTCCGAGAGAACCACCCCGTCAACCATCTCGCCGACCTGTACGAGCTCGTCCAGTATGCCGGTAACATAATCCCGCGTCTGTACCTCATGATCACCGTCGGCACCGCCTACATGTCCATCCCCGACGCACCTGTCAAGGAACTCATGAAGGATATGATGGATATGAGCAGGGGCGTGCAGCATCCCATTCGCGGCCTGTTCCTCAGATATTACCTTTCCGGCCAGGCCAGAGACTACCTACCGACGGGTGACGGCGACGGTCCTGAGGGCAACTTGTCCGACTCGATCAACTTCATACTCACCAACTTTGTCGAGATGAACAAGCTCTGGGTCCGGCTGCAACACCAAGGCCACTCCCGCGAGCGCGAGCAACGGACAAGAGAGCGGAAGGAGCTCCAGCTTCTGGTTGGAAGTAATATCGTCCGACTGAGCCAACTCGTGGATCTGGAGACGTACAAGTCGGGCATTCTTGCGCCTCTGCTAGAGCAGGTTGTGCAATGCCGCGATGTCCTGGCACAGGAGTACCTGCTCGAGGTCATCACCCAGGTCTTCCCTGACGACTTCCACCTACACACTCTGGACCAATTCCTCGGAGCCGTTTCGCGCCTGAATCCCCATGTCAATGTAAAAGCCATTGTTATTGGTCTGATGGACCGCTTGTCAGATTACGCCGAACGCGAATCCAAGGATGAGGGAGAAGGGGACCGGGCTAagcaggaggaggaggcgctATCAGCTCTGCTGGAGAAGACGAAATTGCAGGCCGAGAAGGCATCAAGTGCGCCAGGCTCCGGTGTGGACGAGAATGGGAAACCCCTTGACCTCGATACAAACGGTGCCGCGCACGAGAGCAGCGAAAATGAAGCCCGCGCCGCAGAGGACCTACCCCCGCCAGAAGAGCCAGCTCCTTCGATTGCCGACACTGAGGCGACTGCCGTCAACGGAGAAGGGGCTGATGCAGAGAAGGGAATACCGGAGAACGTGCAGCTCTACGAGATTTTCTTCAGCCAAGTCAAAAACTTGGTGGATGCGCAGCATCTCCCTATCCCAGACACAATAGCGTTGCTCTGCTCACTGACAAACCTGGCACTCAACATTTACCCCGAGAGGCTAGACTTTGTCAACCAGATTCTTGAGTATGCCACGATCAAAGTCCGGGAAAACGCAAACAATGCCGACCTTCATTCTCCCCCGGCACAGCAAAGTCTCTTGGCCCTGCTGCAAGCGCCTCTCAACCGCTACCTCTCCATCTTCACCGCGCTCTCTCTCCCTACCTATGTTCCTCTTTTCCAGTCACAGTCGTATCCCACTCGTCGCGCCGTTGCTGGTGAGGTCGCTTGCACTCTACTCCGTGACCAGACAAGGATCTCTACCCCTAGCCAGATGGAAAATGTTTTGGAGGTCTTGAAGGTGCTCATTAAGGAGGGCTCCCAAACACCGTCCAACTACCCAGGTGTTGCACAACGCCGGGCTGTCGAGACCGACGAGACTATGGAGGAACAAGGTTGGCTGGCCAGAATTGTCCATCTCATTAATGGCGAAGACAACGACACACAATTCCGTTTATTGCAAATGACCCGCAAGGCTTACTCTGAAGGCAACGAGAGGATCCGTACGACGACACCGCCCCTCATCACTGCCTGCATGAAGCTTGCAAGACGCTTCAAGACGCGCGAACATTACGAGGACAACTGGGAGACCCAGAGCAACGCCCTCTTCAAGTTTATGCACTCTGCTCTGAGCACTCTATACACCCGTGTCAACGGAGCCGGCGCGGCGGAGCTCGCACTGCGCCTATTCTGCGCGTCCGGTCAGACGGCTGATATGACGGGCTTTGAGGAAGTGGCCTACGAGTTCTTCGCTCAAGCCTTCACCGTCTACGAGGAGGCGATTTCGGACTCCAAGGCGCAGTTCCAAGCCGTCTGCGTTATTGCCACAGCGCTGCACCAAACAAGAAACTTTGGCAAGGAGAACTATGACACTCTCATCACCAAGTGCGCTCAGCACGGCAGCAAGCTTCTGCGAAAGCCCGACCAGTGCCGTGCTGTCTACCTCGCTAGTCACCTGTGGTGGGCCACGCCAATGGCTGTCAATGGCGAGGCCGACGAAACTGGG CTGTACCGCGATGGAAAGAGAGTGCTTGAGTGTCTTCAGAGAGCCTTGCGCGTTGCAGATTCTTGCATGGAGACAGCGACATCGATTGAGCTGTTTGTTGAGATCCTCGACCGATACGTCTACTACTTTGAACAGCAAAACGCGGCG GTCACCACCAAATACCTCAACGGCCTCATTGAGCTCATCCACTCCAATCTCGCCGGCAATCAGCAGGATTCGGCCTCGGTCGAGAACAGCAAGCGACACTTTTACCACATCCTCGAAAGTATCAAGGGGCGGCAGTACGATGGCATTGTCCTGTACCCGAAATAA